Genomic segment of Nocardiopsis mwathae:
GGCACCGCCGGCCCCGGTTGAAGGGGAGTTCCGGAGTGGCTCGGCCGGTGAGCCGCCTCAGGGCGAGCTGACCGGCCGCTCCGGCCCGGTCCCCGCGGATCCCTGTGGTCCCCGTGCTTCTCTCCGATGGGGAGCACGAGGGGGACGAAGCGCACGGGGCATCTCGTGGAGGACCGCTCGGTCACGACGACGGCGGTGGCCGGACCCCTGCGGTGGGGGTCCGGCCACCGCCGTTTCGGTGGCGGCCGCCGTTCAGCGCACCAGCGCCGCGCAGCCGCAGGTCTCGGGGAGGACGGGGCCGTGTACCTCGTTCCCGAGGTCGGTGAACACACGCGCTCCCGGGGTGGCCCCGCACAGCGCGTCCGCCGCGAGGATCACCGCGGCCGCCGTCCACGTGCTCCGCTCGACCGGCCAGTTGACGTCCTCGGCGAACTGGTAGCCGGTCCAGTAGGCTCCGTCATCCGGGTCGCGCAGGTGCTGGATGTCGCCGAGGAGCCGCGTCCCCAGCTCGGTCTCGCCCATGGCCGCCAGCGCGAGCACCAGCTCGGAGGTCTCCGCACCGGTGACCCAGGGCTGGTCGCTCACGCAGCGGATGCCCAGCCCGGGGACCACGAAGGTGTCCCAGCGCTCGTTGATGCGCTCCTTGGCGGCGGCGCCGCGCACGGCCCCGCCGAGGATGGGGTAGTACCAGTCCATCGAGTAGCGGCTGCGATCGGCGAACACCGACTCGTGCTCGGCGACGAGGTGGCCGAGGTGGGCGGCGGCCAGCTCCCAGTCGGGTTGGGGTCGGCCGATCCGGTCGCCCAGCGCGGCCGCGCAGCGCAGCGCCTGGTGGATGCTGGCACACGCGGTGAGCAGCGCGTGGTCGCCGGGGCTGCCACCGGGGTCGCGTGCCCACTGGATCTCGCCGCGCTCGGTGCGCAGCCCCAGCACGAACTCGATGCCGCCGCGGACCACGGGCCACATCTCCTCGGCGAAGGCGTCGTCGCCGGTGATGAGCAGGTGGTGCCAGACGCCCACGGCCGGGTAGGCGGCGTGGTTGGCCTCGCGGATCGGGTTGACGACCTCGCCCTGGCGCAGCTTGGCCGGCCAGGAGCCGTCGGCGTCCTGGACCCCGGCCAGCCAGGTGTAGGCGCGGCGGGCGGCGTCGATGTGCCCGGTGGTCGAGAGCGCCATGGCGCACTCGACGTGGTCCCACACGTCCAGGTGCCCGCCGGGGAACCAGGGGATGGCGCCCTCGGGGGTCTGGGTGGCCAGTAGGTATCCGGCGGAGCGGGCGATGTCGGCGGCGTCGAGCACACCGGGCAGAGCGGGCAGCCCGGACGGGGAACTCATACGCGGTCCCGGGCCGGGGCGCCGGGGGTGTCGACGGCGCTCGCGTGCTCGCTGTCGAGCGGCTTGCGCAGGTACACGACGACGCTCTTGCCGATCACGGGGTTGAGCAGGCGCTCGGTGACGCGGGTGACCGCGGGCGCCTCCAGCATGTCCCAGACCAGGAGCTTGTGGTAGGCCTTGGCCAGCGGGTGGTCGTCGTCGTCGGTGCCCACCGCGCACTTGATCCACCAGTAGGGCGAGTGCAGCGCGTGCGCGTGGTGGTGCGGCCCGATCCGGAACCCGGTGGCCTTGAGCTTGGCCTCAAGTTCGGCGCGGGTGTAGATGCGGATGTGCCCGCCCTCGTTGGTGTGGTACTCCTCCGACAGCGCCCAGCAGACACGCTCGGGGAACCAGCTGGGGACGGTGACGGCGGCGATGCCACCGGGCTTGAGCACCCGGTAGAGCTCCTTCATGCCGAGAGTGTCGTGCGGGATGTGCTCGAAGATCTCGGCGGCGATGATCCGGTCGAAGGTGCCGTCGTCGAACGGCATGTCGAGCGCGTCGCCCTTGACCGTCTCGGCCTCCGCATCCGCGGGGGCCTCTCCCTCGGCTCGCATGGCGGCGAACATGGTGGCGACGTCGGCGAGATCGTTCTCGTTCTGGTCGAAGGCGACGACGTCCGCGCCGCGCCGGTAGATCTCGAACGCGTGCCGGCCGCCACCGCAGCCGAGGTCCAGGACGCGGTTCCCCGGTCCGACGGGGAACAGGGTGAAGTCGACGGTGATCAGGGCTGGCTCCTTCGGGTCGTGCCGGTCACAGGCGTGAGGTCAGGCCGCTCGGGCGCGCCTGGGCCTCCTCGATCGTCTGGGCGTAGCGGAGGGCGGTGGCCTTGGCCACCGCCCGCCAGGTGAACCGTTCCTGGACGCGCTGCCAGGCGGCGGCTCCCATGCGTGTGCGCTCGGCGGCGTCGTCGAGGAGCGCGCCGATGGCGGAGGCCAGTTCCTCGGGGTCGCCGGGGGCCGTGAGCCGCCCGGCGTCGCCGTCGTCGCCGACGACCTCGGGGATCGCTCCGGCGCGGCTGGCCACCAGCGGGGTCCCGCAGGCCATCGCTTCGACGGCGGGCAGTGAGAAGCCCTCGTACAGGGAGGGGACGACGGCGACCTGGGCGCCGGCGATGAGGCGGGCGAGTTCGGTGTCGTCGATGCCGCTGACGAAGGAGACGCGGTCGCGCAGGCTGAGCTCGTCGACGAGCCGGTCGGTGGGGCCGCCGGGCTTGGGCCTGCTGACGATGGTCACCGAGATGTCGCGTTCGGTGGCGAGCTTGGCGGCGGCGCGCAGGAGCGTGGCGACGCCCTTGAGGGGGCTGTCGGCGCTGGCGACGCAGACGAGGCGGCCGGGGACGCGTTCGACGTCGGGGCGCGGGTGGAAGTAGCGG
This window contains:
- a CDS encoding prenyltransferase/squalene oxidase repeat-containing protein, which translates into the protein MSSPSGLPALPGVLDAADIARSAGYLLATQTPEGAIPWFPGGHLDVWDHVECAMALSTTGHIDAARRAYTWLAGVQDADGSWPAKLRQGEVVNPIREANHAAYPAVGVWHHLLITGDDAFAEEMWPVVRGGIEFVLGLRTERGEIQWARDPGGSPGDHALLTACASIHQALRCAAALGDRIGRPQPDWELAAAHLGHLVAEHESVFADRSRYSMDWYYPILGGAVRGAAAKERINERWDTFVVPGLGIRCVSDQPWVTGAETSELVLALAAMGETELGTRLLGDIQHLRDPDDGAYWTGYQFAEDVNWPVERSTWTAAAVILAADALCGATPGARVFTDLGNEVHGPVLPETCGCAALVR
- a CDS encoding class I SAM-dependent methyltransferase, translating into MITVDFTLFPVGPGNRVLDLGCGGGRHAFEIYRRGADVVAFDQNENDLADVATMFAAMRAEGEAPADAEAETVKGDALDMPFDDGTFDRIIAAEIFEHIPHDTLGMKELYRVLKPGGIAAVTVPSWFPERVCWALSEEYHTNEGGHIRIYTRAELEAKLKATGFRIGPHHHAHALHSPYWWIKCAVGTDDDDHPLAKAYHKLLVWDMLEAPAVTRVTERLLNPVIGKSVVVYLRKPLDSEHASAVDTPGAPARDRV